DNA sequence from the Planctomicrobium piriforme genome:
TGTCGGTCGGCGATGCGTTTGGTCAACAGTTCTTCTTTCCCTGGATCGTCGAACGCGCCGACGAAAACTGCCTGCCGGCGCCGCGCTGGAACTACACCGACGACACGGAAATGGCGATCGGCATCATTCAGGTGCTGGAGGAAGCAGGCGAGATCGATCAGGCTCGGCTGGCGAAACGGTTCGCCGAGCGCTATCTCGCGGAACCGGATCGCGGTTATGGCGCGGGTGCCATCGACCTGTTGAAGAGGATGGCCGAGGGTATCCATTGGACGGATGCGAGCCGCGAACTTTTCTCAGGCTCCGGTTCGTTTGGGAATGGGGCAGCGATGCGGGCAGCACCCATCGGGGCCTGGTACGCCGGTGAGCCTGACACCATCATTCATCAAGCGGCGCTGTCGGCGGAGGTGACGCACTCGCATGTGGAAGGCAAGGCCGGCGCGATTGCCGTGGCGCTCGCTGCAAGCTGGGCGCATGAGTGGCGACAGGCCGCACGCAAGCCGCCAGCGACAGAACTTTTGACTTCGACGGCAGAACGGTTGCCCAAATCAGAAGTGCGACGCGGCATTGAACAGGCCGCAAATATTCCGCTCAAGACCTGGCCGTTTGAAGTGGCCTCAGAACTCGGTTGTGGCCATCAGATCACCGCCCAAGACACCGTGCCGTTCTGCCTGTGGCTGGCAGC
Encoded proteins:
- a CDS encoding ADP-ribosylglycohydrolase family protein encodes the protein MTENLKRLPDNPERSARARLALEGLSVGDAFGQQFFFPWIVERADENCLPAPRWNYTDDTEMAIGIIQVLEEAGEIDQARLAKRFAERYLAEPDRGYGAGAIDLLKRMAEGIHWTDASRELFSGSGSFGNGAAMRAAPIGAWYAGEPDTIIHQAALSAEVTHSHVEGKAGAIAVALAASWAHEWRQAARKPPATELLTSTAERLPKSEVRRGIEQAANIPLKTWPFEVASELGCGHQITAQDTVPFCLWLAAGQLKNYCTAMWTTARIGGDIDTNCAIVGGIVALATGPDGVPDQWRAHREALRW